TGCCTTTTAGGCTAGCAAGAGTGCTGCAGTGACAGATTAAGACTAATACTTGGAAAAGGAAATTGTATGTTTCCTCATTTGCTGCAGTTCACCTCTCTAACACTTAGGGCTGACAAGGTTGAGAAACTCAAGTTCAATCTCCTTGGAGTTGTGGGGTAATCTAATGAAGAAAAACTGGGGATAGCTTAGAGAGCCTTCTCAAACAGCTGCAGTGGTGAATCCATCATGAGTGCTGGGCTGATAGTGTGTTACACATCTGACAATTTGAGAAGAATGTGGAGCAGCTCTCCTAGTTCAAAGAAGAGAAATGAGAGACACCAGTTTATATATGCATCTATACAGAAGGGACGTTAATTTGtcttctgcaaaacagagacATGTGAAGTTAATTCCTGCATAAAACCTCCAGTGGTTGCAGTCAGCATTTACACTGCACTGACTAGAGTCTTCTGATTTTTCGTGTGAAAAACTGAAGCATAGAGAGTTGCCCTGTGACAGGCCATCCACTGTGTTGGCAGAACAGCTGAGAGCAAAGTCATGCTCCATCGTTCTGTCCACTGAGCTTAGTGATTCAATTAGATTTATAAAAGACAGGTTATTTATTGATTTAACTCAGTAAAACTATTAGTGTTCAGgagaaaattcaagaaaattaCAGTTGTCACTTGGTGTGCAGGAAGGTAAGTTGTCAAACTGGACAgaaacttttcccttttccccttcccaggatttaattttcttccagttaAGTGACCGCATCCTCACCCTGTTGTGCGTGTCAGAGGCACAGCAGGACTCACACAGCTCTCTCTTACAGATTCATCCCATATTGCTCAAGTGATGTTTGGAGCGGTGCCTCTTCCAAGTCTGAGAAAAGTGAGTGTTGCTGATGGGCCGTTGCTGCCCCAGACATCACACATTAAAGGATGTGGCCAGACTTCTGTGAAACCATGTGGACGAGAAACAGGCTTTTTCTTGCTGAAGGGCAGGAAAGAATATCAAGCTACTTCCAGATAAAACATCCTGATCTCTTTAGCTCAGGCTGTTTTGACATAGTTCAGAGCCACTGCTTGAAGAGATGTTACACTGATGCAGTATGCAAGGATTAGAAGACCAAAATTCCTTTTAGATGAATCTCCAGGTTCCAGCACGTAGCAAATTAATTGCTGTAGCTGAGGAACCATGGATTGTTGCATGTACCTTTATCACAGCTGACCTGAGAGGCAGGACTGTGAATTTAGTGTCAAACTTTTATCAGGAGGATATTTGCCTTAGGCAGGAGCCATTATGTGTCAAGCTAAAGCTGTCTGCAGGTTTCTTTGGGAAACAGCACAGTTCATATTAATACATGCTGCATTGCCATCCGCTGTCATTCCGGTGGTGTCACAGGAAGGGACCTTTTCACttcatcccagctccctggcaCTGTTCCTATGGAGCAGTTACACATCAGTAACCATGGATGCTGGTGGTGCCAAGGAAGCAGTGTCTTTGTACATGTAACATCTTGTGAAGCATTGCTTCTCTGAATTGGCTTGATGaactgggaaaaaggggaagCAGTAAGCTGGAACTGAGACTCCAGGTGGTAGGAAggtgtgtgtttgtttctcCAGCAccttccttcttgttttccttttccaagtTTACTCATTTCTAAACACGGCCATAAGAAGGTACTTGTGTAATTGAGTTCACTTGGTTCTCTTTCAGGGCAGCACATTTTGTACAAGGTGGGGGAAGATCTCTTGTTAGGTGTATTACATATAGGTGGATTAAATGAGCCTGAGATTAGGTTCCTAATCCCTTTGGAAAGTTCTTAAGcattttcagagaagaaatagaAATCTGAGCCTGGACAGGAAGCCATTTTGTTGACACTGAGCTGTCTTCCAGATGAATATGCCTTCATGGGAGCACTGATCATACAGGAGGTTATAAAGGAGCTGGTGGGAAAAGGCCTGAGCACTGCAAAAGTATTGCTGCTAGCAGGGAGCAGGTAGGTATCCACAGGATTCTGTTTCGTGAAGACAGGAGATTTCCAGGGTAGAAAGCTCTTAAGGGAGGAagtccagcagctcctgaaacATTTCTTCTAGGAGTACAGTAACACTAACACAGCAAACACTGTATCTCTGGTCAGTTTTCTCGTGTCTGCACCAAGAATTCTGGTTCCTGTTGGCCCACATCATGAGACACGCGCCTTCTGTGAATTGATTCAGgacaccaaaataaaaaccaaacttGCCTCACACAGGTGCTCTGGATCATCCTGTGTTGCAGAAAGCTCTGGTACACTCAGTGTATTACACAGGAGTATAATAGCAAAGTTGCTAAGAGTGAATTTGTCTCACTTCAGATTCTTTCAGTTTTTGAGCAGCCAGCCCCCTTGGAAATGATACAGAGCACATGTATTTCCCAGGAGAGACAGTAACAACTGGACTTTGTTTCCAAGCTAGCAGATTATTACTCAGCACTGGCTTTATTTCTGAGTTTTGCAAAGCAAGGAAATAATGTGGTGTCTACCAAGTTCGTGGTGAACAGTTGGGTAGCTCTCTGCTGTGGGTAGATGCAGGTTTTCATGGCATGTCCCTGCTGGAGAAGGCGTGCCTGCTAGCAAGGTCTGTAACCCGGTGTGTGCGCCTCACGACTGCGGTGTTGATGTTGCTGttgcagtgctggagggacaggagtgCTCCTGAACGTGGATCGagtggcagagcagctggaggagatggGTTATCAAGGGATTCAGGTCCGAGGCTTGGCAGACTCTGGATGGTTCCTGGACAACAAACAGTATCGCAGGACTGACTGTATTGATACCATAACGTGTGCTCCAACAGAGGCCATCAGAAGAGGAATAAGGTACAGTCAGATGCTCTAAAGTGCACTACTGTAAGAGGTTAGAGTGTGGAAAAGATATCCTCCTTCGCTGTGTTCCTTAGTTTTGATACTTGAGGAGTAGTTATTGTCTACATCAGTGTTTTTTCAATGATTTTATTGGAAAAGACAACAGAGTCTAAATGTGTGAAAGAATATGTACAGTTATAGATGCTCTAAAATGTGTTGATGGGACAGTGCTGCAAGAGACCTGTTCTATCAGTTGAAATTCTAGTCAGAACAGGAACTAGGATATGGAGAGGACACATTGTTAGGATTGCCCTGCGCCTGCCATTCTGTTATTGCTTTTTTCTAGATACTGGAATGGCATTGTTCCCGAACGCTGTAAGCTGCAGTTTAAAGAGGGAGAGGAATGGAATTGCTTTTTTGGATATAAGATTTACCCCACTCTTCGATGTAAGTACCAAAGGAGAGAAATCAACTGGATTTAGGGTTTCCTGTGTATTTCTAACTAACTTGAGCAAtcccttttcctatttttttttttgtctttctagGCCCAGTCTTTGTTGTCCAGTGGCTTTTTGATGAGGCCCAGCTTACTGTAGACAATGTACACCTAACTGGCCAGCCTGTTCAGGAAGGGCAGTGGCTCTACATCCAGAATTTAGGTAGAGAGCTGAGAAACACCTTGAAGGATGTGACGTAAGTGTTTCATTGAGAAAAACCTGGCATATTTGTTTCTAAGGGATATTCTTATCTAGTTCCTTGCGTTCTCAGATCTCTGCTGAAAAAGGAGAGTTGTAAATTTGGTAACTGTTAGTTCATCTACATCAAGAATCTTGCCTTCTTCATTTTTGTGTAAAATTCCACTCTTGCCCTAGTCTGGATGTTTCAGTTCAGCAGGACTTGATTTGTCCTTCAAGACATAAtccatgtttctgttttcctttagtGCGAGCTTTGCTCCTGCCTGTTTGTCCCACGAGATCATCACACGCAAGTAAGTGCTGGTGCAGATCCTGTGGAGGTGAACAGGGATGCAGCTTGGGAATGAACCTGTCCTGGCAGCCTGACCCCTCTGATGTGATCTGTACTGATGTGATCTGTTTGTCTTTTCAGTCACTGGACTGACATCCAGGTGAAGGGGACATCATTACCCCGTGCCCTGCACTGTTGGGATCGGAGCCTCCATGAGAGCAACAAAAATGGGAAGGCTCCTCTGAAAGGCTGCCCAATTCACCTGATTGACAGCTGTCCGTGGCCTCACTGCAACCCCTCGTGCCCCACAATCAGGGACCAGTTCACAGGGCAGGAGATGAATGTGATCCAGTTCCTCATGCACATGGGTTTTGATGTTCAGAAgatggcacagcagcagggcctggagcCGAGTAAACTCCTGGGGATGCTCAGCAGTGGTAACTAGAAAGGGCTTGTCAGAAGGGCAGAGATTAGATCAGGAGGAGAGAGACTCTCAGCCCTTCTCCCAAACTTTCTAATCTTCTTCCTAATGATCCTGCAGGCAGATGCATGCTCATACCCATGGCACACTCACACCTGTGCACTCACGTGCTCCCACACTCTTGCACGCTTGTGGTgtgtcaaggaaaaaaaaaaaaaagaaaaaagaaaaaaaaaggcaagcagcAATTTCTTGCTTACACTGTTTGGCTGGAACTTGTTCCCTCCCTCCAAACTCCAGGGCTAAGTTTCAGCTGGTCACATCCTCTTCCTGTGTTACACAAAGCAATCAGATACAGGGAGTAGCAAAGCCATAAATAGCAGCGATGAAAACCTTCCCCAGATCTGGGACATCTTCCCTTGCCATGAATTTTACATCATAGACTTGTTACAAGTGGTGAAAAAAGCAAGCACTGGATTTCTTCTGTCCAACTAGGAGTGAAGGAATGATTACATTATTTCCTGGAGGTTAGCATCTCATGCTGAATCACAGTATACAGACCCAGGACACGTGCTAGGGATGGACACTCTTGTACTCAATTTAttcatattattttataaaatgactttttaattacttttttaaactAAGCAAGAAATATAAAGGATAttgtaacatatttttttttaataacgAAGAAACCTCTTGCTACTTTGGCAACGTg
This genomic window from Vidua chalybeata isolate OUT-0048 chromosome 19, bVidCha1 merged haplotype, whole genome shotgun sequence contains:
- the NOTUM gene encoding palmitoleoyl-protein carboxylesterase NOTUM; this translates as MGTAAVHLLLLLGLLHAGPGGEGRKGWRRRGPAVRERGEAAAAAESFPLDFTAVEGNMDSFMAQVKSLAQSLYPCSAQALPHDLRLHLLHNASVTCNDGSPAGYYLKESKGSRRWLLFLEGGWYCFNRENCDTRYDTMRRLMSSREWPATRVGTGILSSQPEENPHWWNANMVFIPYCSSDVWSGASSKSEKNEYAFMGALIIQEVIKELVGKGLSTAKVLLLAGSSAGGTGVLLNVDRVAEQLEEMGYQGIQVRGLADSGWFLDNKQYRRTDCIDTITCAPTEAIRRGIRYWNGIVPERCKLQFKEGEEWNCFFGYKIYPTLRCPVFVVQWLFDEAQLTVDNVHLTGQPVQEGQWLYIQNLGRELRNTLKDVTASFAPACLSHEIITRNHWTDIQVKGTSLPRALHCWDRSLHESNKNGKAPLKGCPIHLIDSCPWPHCNPSCPTIRDQFTGQEMNVIQFLMHMGFDVQKMAQQQGLEPSKLLGMLSSGN